One genomic region from Conexibacter woesei DSM 14684 encodes:
- a CDS encoding mandelate racemase/muconate lactonizing enzyme family protein, whose product MEHVIARIEAFPLVYAEPHYRGAERCVTLVRIETADGVVGWGEAISQVPAATRATRTLVHDAFAPLLLGGDATNVEAHWHAMCRHAYWFGVEGIAAFAISAIDMALWDLKGKLLGQQVVTLLGGRLKDEIPAMGSIIFDMDDLDWTLAEFAWMREQGYRIVKAGWGMTLDSVFGEDRTRDLRYLTEVRAVIGDELSLVVDVPGAQRVWDLATAQRRLREWERFDLRWVEQPLHPADLDHHRRLRAATTTPVGTGEDEWSPETYRHVLSCGGVDVVQLDPGRCLGLTGCREVVRMVEAAGLRYSMHSWSSALNTAASLHVLALSEHGDTLDFKPHESPMQHDVIEDPWVQRDGLLALRAAPGLGVTVDERALDRFALR is encoded by the coding sequence ATGGAGCACGTGATCGCGAGGATCGAGGCGTTTCCGCTCGTCTACGCCGAGCCGCACTACCGCGGCGCGGAGCGCTGCGTCACGCTCGTGCGGATCGAGACGGCGGACGGCGTGGTCGGCTGGGGCGAGGCGATCTCGCAGGTGCCCGCGGCGACGCGCGCGACGCGGACGCTCGTGCACGACGCGTTCGCGCCGCTGCTGCTCGGCGGCGACGCGACGAACGTCGAGGCGCACTGGCACGCGATGTGTCGGCACGCCTACTGGTTCGGCGTCGAGGGGATCGCCGCGTTCGCGATCAGCGCGATCGACATGGCGCTGTGGGACCTCAAGGGAAAGCTGCTCGGCCAGCAGGTCGTGACGCTGCTCGGCGGGCGGCTCAAGGACGAGATCCCGGCGATGGGGTCGATCATCTTCGACATGGACGACCTCGACTGGACGCTGGCCGAGTTCGCCTGGATGCGCGAGCAGGGGTACCGGATCGTCAAGGCCGGCTGGGGGATGACGCTCGACTCCGTCTTCGGGGAGGACCGCACGCGCGACCTGCGCTACCTGACCGAGGTGCGCGCGGTCATCGGCGACGAGCTGTCGCTCGTCGTCGACGTGCCGGGCGCGCAGCGCGTCTGGGACCTCGCGACGGCACAGCGGCGGCTGCGCGAGTGGGAGCGGTTCGACCTGCGCTGGGTCGAGCAGCCGCTGCACCCGGCCGACCTCGACCACCACCGCCGCCTGCGCGCGGCGACGACGACGCCAGTCGGCACCGGCGAGGACGAGTGGAGCCCGGAGACCTACCGTCACGTGCTCTCCTGCGGCGGCGTCGACGTCGTGCAGCTGGACCCGGGGCGCTGCCTCGGGCTGACCGGCTGCCGCGAGGTGGTGCGGATGGTCGAGGCGGCGGGGCTCAGATACAGCATGCACAGCTGGAGCAGCGCGCTGAACACGGCGGCCAGCCTGCACGTGCTGGCGCTCTCCGAGCACGGCGACACGCTCGACTTCAAGCCGCACGAGTCGCCGATGCAGCACGACGTGATCGAGGATCCGTGGGTGCAGCGCGACGGGCTGCTGGCGTTGCGAGCGGCGCCCGGACTCGGCGTCACGGTCGACGAGCGGGCGCTCGACCGCTTCGCTCTGAGATAG
- a CDS encoding alpha-ketoacid dehydrogenase subunit beta gives MSQVTYKEAIRRAQEDALAENDRVVLLGEDIAAAGGAFKVTDRLFERFGPERVLDTPISEQAIVGAAIGAALKGRRPVAELMFADFAAVCFDQIANQLAKYRYMTGGQVTLPVTLRLSNGAGGGFASQHSQTVENWFLNCPGLKVVVPGSPADAYGLFMAAVRDEDPVLFFEHKGMYNVKGELGPAGEAIEIGRAGVIRSGTSATVVATQLMRQRAERVAEELAAEGIELELIDPRTVLPLDLDTIGASVDKTGRLVVVQESPLGGSWGATVVAGVVAERFESLDAAPVLVSGPDTPVPYAGPLEDAWLPSERHIAGEIRSLLGA, from the coding sequence ATGAGCCAGGTCACGTACAAGGAGGCGATCCGGCGCGCGCAGGAGGACGCGCTCGCCGAGAACGACCGCGTCGTGCTGCTGGGCGAGGACATCGCCGCGGCCGGTGGCGCGTTCAAGGTCACCGACAGGCTGTTCGAGCGCTTCGGCCCCGAGCGCGTGCTCGACACGCCGATCTCCGAGCAGGCGATCGTCGGCGCGGCGATCGGCGCGGCGCTGAAGGGCCGGCGCCCGGTCGCCGAGCTGATGTTCGCCGACTTCGCCGCCGTCTGCTTCGACCAGATCGCCAACCAGCTCGCGAAGTACCGCTACATGACGGGCGGCCAGGTGACGCTGCCCGTCACGCTGCGCCTCTCCAACGGCGCCGGCGGCGGCTTCGCCTCCCAGCACTCCCAGACGGTCGAGAACTGGTTCCTCAACTGCCCGGGGCTGAAGGTCGTCGTGCCGGGGTCGCCGGCCGACGCGTACGGGCTGTTCATGGCCGCGGTGCGCGACGAGGACCCGGTGCTCTTCTTCGAGCACAAGGGCATGTACAACGTCAAGGGCGAGCTGGGGCCGGCCGGCGAGGCGATCGAGATCGGCAGAGCGGGCGTGATCCGCAGCGGCACGAGCGCGACGGTCGTCGCGACGCAGCTGATGCGCCAGCGCGCCGAGCGCGTCGCGGAGGAGCTGGCCGCCGAGGGGATCGAGCTGGAGCTGATCGACCCGCGCACGGTCCTGCCGCTCGACCTCGACACGATCGGCGCCAGCGTCGACAAGACCGGCCGCCTCGTCGTCGTGCAGGAGTCGCCGCTCGGCGGCAGCTGGGGCGCGACCGTCGTCGCCGGCGTCGTCGCCGAGCGCTTCGAGTCGCTGGACGCCGCGCCGGTACTCGTCAGCGGTCCCGACACACCAGTCCCGTACGCCGGGCCGCTGGAGGACGCATGGCTGCCGAGCGAGAGACACATCGCCGGCGAGATCCGTAGCCTGCTCGGAGCCTGA
- a CDS encoding thiamine pyrophosphate-dependent dehydrogenase E1 component subunit alpha: MTDAELLGMLRRMIEIRGFEDEIQRAFTKNLVRGSTHLCNGQEACVVGACGALREGDSMVCTYRGHGAVLAMGAPLEGTFAEILGRETGLCRGKGGSMHLTDVGVGAYGSFAIVGAHLPIATGLALAAKLDRSEAVSLCFFGDGSMNIGAVHEAMNLAGIWKLPVIFFCENNLYGEYSPLATTTPVEELAARAAGYGMPGVRVDGNDVVAVHAVVSEAVRRARSGEGPTFVEGLTYRHRGHSRTDPARYRPEGELERWLELDPIPRLEALLRERGVADGAVTQARADAEEAVATAYAAALAAPAPGLELIYEDVYA, encoded by the coding sequence ATGACCGACGCCGAGCTGCTCGGGATGCTGCGGCGGATGATCGAGATCCGCGGCTTCGAGGACGAGATCCAGCGCGCGTTCACGAAGAACCTCGTACGCGGCTCGACGCACCTCTGCAACGGCCAGGAGGCGTGCGTCGTCGGCGCCTGCGGCGCGCTGCGCGAGGGCGACTCGATGGTCTGCACCTACCGCGGCCACGGCGCCGTGCTGGCGATGGGCGCGCCGCTGGAGGGGACGTTCGCCGAGATCCTCGGCCGCGAGACGGGCCTCTGTCGCGGCAAGGGCGGCTCGATGCACCTGACCGACGTCGGCGTCGGCGCCTACGGCTCGTTCGCGATCGTCGGCGCGCACCTGCCGATCGCGACCGGCCTCGCCCTCGCCGCCAAGCTCGACAGAAGCGAGGCCGTCAGCCTCTGCTTCTTCGGCGACGGCAGCATGAACATCGGCGCGGTCCACGAGGCGATGAACCTCGCCGGGATCTGGAAGCTGCCGGTGATCTTCTTCTGCGAGAACAACCTCTACGGCGAGTACTCGCCGCTCGCCACGACGACGCCGGTCGAGGAGCTGGCCGCGCGCGCGGCCGGCTACGGGATGCCGGGCGTGCGCGTCGACGGCAACGACGTCGTCGCCGTCCACGCGGTCGTCTCCGAGGCCGTCCGGCGCGCCCGCTCCGGCGAGGGGCCGACGTTCGTCGAGGGCCTGACCTACCGCCACCGCGGCCACTCGCGCACCGACCCGGCGAGATACCGGCCGGAGGGCGAGCTGGAGCGGTGGCTGGAGCTGGACCCGATCCCGCGGCTGGAGGCGCTGCTGCGCGAGCGCGGCGTCGCGGACGGCGCCGTCACGCAGGCGCGCGCCGACGCGGAGGAGGCCGTCGCGACGGCGTACGCGGCGGCGCTCGCCGCGCCCGCGCCCGGCCTGGAGCTGATCTACGAGGACGTCTACGCATGA
- a CDS encoding acyl-CoA dehydrogenase family protein, translating to MDFTISDDLADIRQAVRQLCERFDGEYWRALEPDRYPDEFVRALTEHGWLAALIPEQYGGAGLPLSAASVILEEICASGCNAGACHAQMYVMGTVLRHGSDEQKARWLPEIAAGRLRLQAFGVTEPGAGSDTTKIQTRARRDGDGWVVDGQKIWTSRAEHSDLMVLLARTTPIDQIEKKTDGLSVFLVDMRERGDELTIRPIKTMMNHATTEVFLDGLRLPADALVGEQDRGFRYILDGMNAERILIAGECIGDGRFLTEKAVGYASERTVFGRPIGANQGVQFPIARAHMALEAANLMRWKAVWLYEQGKPCGAEANMAKFLASEASWAAANASVDAHGGFGFAEEYDVERKFRETRLYSVAPISNNLVQAYVGQHVLGLPRSY from the coding sequence ATGGACTTCACGATCTCGGACGACCTCGCTGACATCCGCCAGGCGGTCCGCCAGCTGTGCGAGCGCTTCGACGGCGAGTACTGGCGCGCGCTGGAGCCCGACCGCTACCCCGACGAGTTCGTGCGCGCGCTGACCGAGCACGGCTGGCTCGCCGCGCTGATCCCCGAGCAGTACGGCGGCGCCGGCCTGCCGCTGTCGGCCGCGAGCGTGATCCTCGAGGAGATCTGCGCCAGCGGCTGCAACGCCGGCGCGTGCCACGCGCAGATGTACGTGATGGGGACCGTCCTGCGCCACGGCAGCGATGAGCAGAAGGCGCGCTGGCTGCCCGAGATCGCCGCCGGCAGGCTGCGCCTGCAGGCGTTCGGCGTGACCGAGCCCGGCGCCGGCTCCGACACGACGAAGATCCAGACGCGCGCGCGGCGCGACGGCGACGGCTGGGTCGTCGACGGCCAGAAGATCTGGACCTCGCGCGCGGAGCACTCCGACCTGATGGTGCTGCTCGCGCGCACGACCCCGATCGACCAGATCGAGAAGAAGACCGACGGCCTCTCGGTCTTCCTCGTCGACATGCGCGAGCGCGGCGACGAGCTGACGATCAGACCGATCAAGACGATGATGAACCACGCCACGACCGAGGTCTTCCTCGACGGTCTGCGGCTGCCGGCGGACGCGCTCGTCGGGGAGCAGGACAGAGGCTTTCGCTACATCCTCGACGGCATGAACGCCGAGCGGATCCTGATCGCCGGCGAGTGCATCGGCGACGGCCGCTTCCTGACCGAGAAGGCGGTCGGCTACGCGAGCGAGCGGACCGTCTTCGGGCGCCCGATCGGCGCCAACCAGGGCGTCCAGTTCCCGATCGCCCGCGCGCACATGGCGCTGGAGGCGGCGAACCTGATGCGCTGGAAGGCCGTCTGGCTCTACGAGCAGGGCAAGCCGTGCGGCGCGGAGGCGAACATGGCGAAGTTCCTCGCCTCGGAGGCGTCGTGGGCGGCCGCGAACGCCAGCGTCGACGCGCACGGCGGCTTCGGCTTCGCGGAGGAGTACGACGTCGAGCGCAAGTTCCGCGAGACGCGCCTCTACTCGGTCGCGCCGATCTCCAACAACCTCGTCCAGGCGTACGTCGGGCAGCACGTGCTCGGCCTGCCGCGGTCCTACTGA
- a CDS encoding CaiB/BaiF CoA transferase family protein: protein MSAAAPLADVRVLAVEQFGAGPWATSQLADLGADVIKLEDPASGGDVGRTVPPFAEGEESLFFETFNRGKRSISLDLRTRAGRAAFERLVPHVDAIYCNLRGDQPDRLGLTYDALAPLNPRIVCCSLSGFGRTGPRAAEGAYDHVLQGLAGWMSVTGEPDAPPTRTGLSLVDFAGGYMSALALMAGVWRARRDGVGGDCDTSLHETALALLTYLATWTASAEYMPQRRPESAHPSIVPFQAFRTADGWITVACAKQKFWVALCEALDLADLLADPRFADFAGRDTHRDALLELLRPHFAAETSARLLERLAAARVPSGPVNDVAAALRDPQVLAREDVVSYDHPRFGAVRQIASPLRISGHRPDYRRAPGRGEHTATVLEALAGLTPAEIAQLGAEGAFGAEA, encoded by the coding sequence ATGAGCGCCGCCGCGCCACTCGCCGACGTCCGCGTGCTCGCGGTCGAGCAGTTCGGCGCCGGGCCGTGGGCGACGTCGCAGCTCGCCGACCTCGGCGCCGACGTGATCAAGCTGGAGGATCCCGCCAGCGGTGGCGACGTCGGCCGCACCGTGCCGCCGTTCGCCGAGGGCGAGGAGTCGCTCTTCTTCGAGACGTTCAACCGCGGCAAGCGCAGCATCTCGCTCGACCTGCGAACGCGCGCGGGCCGCGCCGCGTTCGAGCGGCTCGTCCCCCACGTGGACGCGATCTACTGCAACCTGCGCGGCGACCAGCCGGATCGCCTCGGGCTGACGTATGACGCGCTCGCGCCGCTGAACCCGCGGATCGTCTGCTGCTCGCTGTCGGGCTTCGGCCGCACCGGGCCGCGCGCGGCCGAGGGCGCCTACGACCACGTGCTGCAGGGCCTCGCGGGCTGGATGAGCGTGACCGGCGAGCCCGATGCGCCGCCGACGCGGACCGGCCTCTCGCTGGTCGACTTCGCCGGCGGCTACATGTCCGCGCTCGCACTCATGGCCGGCGTGTGGCGCGCGCGGCGCGACGGCGTCGGCGGCGACTGCGACACGTCGCTGCACGAGACGGCGCTCGCGCTGCTGACGTACCTCGCGACGTGGACCGCGAGCGCCGAGTACATGCCGCAGCGGCGGCCGGAGTCGGCGCATCCGTCGATCGTCCCGTTCCAGGCGTTCCGCACCGCCGACGGCTGGATCACGGTCGCGTGCGCGAAGCAGAAGTTCTGGGTCGCGCTGTGCGAGGCGCTCGACCTCGCCGACCTGCTCGCCGACCCGCGCTTCGCCGACTTCGCCGGCCGCGACACCCACCGCGACGCGCTGCTGGAGCTGCTGCGCCCGCACTTCGCGGCGGAGACGAGCGCGCGGCTGCTGGAACGGCTCGCCGCCGCCCGCGTCCCGAGCGGCCCGGTCAACGACGTCGCCGCCGCGCTGCGCGACCCCCAGGTCCTCGCGCGCGAGGACGTCGTCTCCTACGACCACCCGCGCTTCGGCGCCGTCCGCCAGATCGCCTCGCCGCTGCGCATCAGCGGCCACCGCCCCGACTACCGCCGCGCCCCCGGCCGCGGCGAGCACACCGCCACCGTGCTCGAAGCGCTCGCCGGCCTCACCCCCGCCGAGATCGCCCAGCTCGGGGCCGAAGGGGCGTTCGGGGCCGAGGCGTGA
- a CDS encoding GntR family transcriptional regulator — MADSLIDDDGAWEEPTSRAQDVAQQLRELIFDGELRAGSPIRQEAVARRLGVGRFPVREALRLLESEGLVVLRPNSGARVALLDFAECEEIYKMRERLEPLAFAESVGRLTPEQIERAHTLSAALPGLVHDPKRWLEGDRRLHLACYAGIPTPRLLRTIVSYWNISQQYRRVLLTTFTERDFELQHAEHELIIDALESDNSRAGEDLMRAHIERSRLRLTRHRHLFEE; from the coding sequence ATGGCCGATTCACTGATCGACGACGACGGGGCGTGGGAGGAGCCGACCTCGCGCGCGCAGGACGTCGCGCAGCAGCTGCGTGAGCTGATATTCGACGGCGAGCTGCGGGCCGGCTCGCCGATCCGCCAGGAGGCGGTCGCGAGACGGCTCGGCGTCGGCCGCTTCCCGGTGCGGGAGGCGCTGCGGCTGCTGGAGAGCGAAGGCCTCGTCGTGCTGCGGCCCAACAGCGGCGCGAGAGTCGCGCTGCTCGACTTCGCCGAGTGCGAGGAGATCTACAAGATGCGCGAGCGGCTGGAGCCGCTCGCGTTCGCCGAAAGCGTCGGCCGGCTGACGCCCGAGCAGATCGAGCGCGCGCACACGCTCTCGGCCGCGCTGCCGGGCCTGGTGCACGACCCCAAGCGGTGGCTTGAGGGCGACCGGCGCCTGCACCTCGCCTGCTACGCGGGGATCCCGACGCCGCGGCTGCTGCGCACGATCGTCAGCTACTGGAACATCAGCCAGCAGTACCGGCGGGTGCTGCTGACGACGTTCACCGAGCGTGACTTCGAGCTGCAGCACGCTGAGCACGAGCTGATCATCGACGCGCTCGAGAGCGACAACTCGCGCGCGGGCGAGGACCTGATGCGCGCCCACATCGAGCGCAGCCGCCTGCGCCTCACGCGCCACCGGCATCTGTTCGAGGAGTGA